A DNA window from Labrus mixtus chromosome 4, fLabMix1.1, whole genome shotgun sequence contains the following coding sequences:
- the LOC132972505 gene encoding transient receptor potential cation channel subfamily M member 1 isoform X2, translating to MGSEGQQDIEMAILTALLKGTNAAAADQLSLALAWNRVDIARNHIFVYGHNLPPAGAMANTTNAAATAERQKSPASAPRSKARGKKGKGKGKAKPEPPEETDPRKLELIRWVNSLEQAMMDALVLDRVDFVKLLLENGVNIHHFLTIPRIEELYNTKLGPANNLNAVVRDIKKGNLPPDYQITLIDIGLVLECFMGGAYRSNYTRKAFRNLYNNLYGLKRPKALKLLGMEDDEPRQKGKKKPKKKKEEEVEIDVDDPEVCRFKHPFHELMLWAVLMKRQKMALFLWQRGEEAMAKALVACKLYKAMAHECSESELVDDISQDLENNSKEFGQLAYELLDQSYKHDEQVAMKLLTYELVNWSNSTCLKLAVAAKQRDFIAHTCSQMLLTDMWMGCLRIGKNPGLKVILGIICPPLILLLDFRIGDDAAYNATENKEDGKDKDDDTKSSKDANDGISRKGDEEEGSTNVRKIPIGKRFFEFYDAPFTKFWFNTISYLGYLMLYNYIILVKMERWPSIQEWTVISYILTLGSEKVRQILMSEPGKLKQKISVWLEEYWNITDMVAIITFLLGMMLRLQHEPYLGYGRVIYCIDIIFWYIRVLDIFGVNKYLGPYVMMIGKMMIDMMYFVVIMLVVLMSFGVARQAILHPDEEPTWRLARNIFYMPYWMIYGEVFADSIDLYAMEINPPCGEHLYDEDGKKLPPCIPGAWLTPAIMACYLLVANILLVNLLIAVFNNTFFEVKSISNQVWKFQRYQLIMTFHDRPILPPPLIIFSHLYILFNRLFRRCAKKKQEGELDEKDRGLKLRLNPEELKSLYEFEEQCVEEYFREKEDEQQSSSDERIKVTSERVENMSMRLEEVNERENTMKASLQTVDLRLAQLEEIHGRMAVALEKLAGVDRLELTRTYSRNSSVCDPSSLLRQGSINSADGYSLYRFHMDIEEMASKQKEADDVLEREKSLRQASSALNSKEGGQTLEVGGLERSRPSSCVDILISPCEQKPVSASSSQETVKQGSTILLDRLTDKNRLWPSSPPKRTKSLKYYPAEDQPTSPLTKRRSMSTIIISPPDEPEEAVEPSEQALLPEKTPSSPKRTKSLRYIPTESQPSPITKKRAMSSIIYDPAEAGDDVLQTADYRSLVEQASRAPNQWPTNLEYQVHPSTFGHMPKVSTVRTLAQQFQASTVPAELERDLIQTDQIPLESKATELVQEPAKVKAKRNLSDTTQYLTVADEKYKLSHRSQSMNESERKAKYLTVSKGVRASRSEQDLTDACEGAGEDVKKKEAEKREDDAQERK from the exons ATGGGTTCTGAGGGACAACAAGATATTGAGATGGCCATTCTTACTGCCTTGTTAAAAG GCACaaatgctgcagcagctgaccaGCTCAGCTTGGCTCTGGCCTGGAATAGAGTGGATATTGCTCGAAATCACATCTTTGTTTATGGTCACAATTTACCA CCTGCCGGTGCCATGGCCAACACTACAAATGCTGCAGCCACAGCAGAGAGGCAAAAGAGTCCTGCCAGCGCTCCTCGAAGCAAAGCTCGGGGAAAGAAGGGGAAAGGGAAGGGAAAGGCAAAGCCTGAACCTCCAGAGGAAACAGACCCCAGGAAATTGGAGTTGATTCGTTGG GTAAACTCTCTGGAACAGGCTATGATGGATGCTCTGGTGCTAGATAGGGTGGATTTTGTCAAGCTGCTCCTTGAGAATGGGGTCAACATCCACCACTTCCTCACCATCCCCAGAATTGAGGAATTATACAACACG aAACTTGGCCCTGCTAATAACCTGAACGCAGTAGTGAGGGATATCAAAAAG GGAAACCTTCCTCCAGATTATCAGATCACTTTGATTGATATTGGTCTGGTGCTGGAGTGCTTCATGGGTGGAGCTTACAGGAGTAATTACACCAGGAAGGCTTTCCGCAACCTCTACAATAATTTGTACGGACTTAAAAGG cCAAAAGCTCTGAAGCTTCTCGGGATGGAG gatgATGAACCTAGGCAAAAAGGCAAGAAGAagccaaaaaagaagaaagaggaagaggtggaaatTGATGTGGATGACCCAGAGGTCTGCCGATTCAAACACCCCTTCCACGAGCTGATGCTGTGGGCTGTGCTGATGAAGCGCCAGAAGATGGCGCTGTTCCTATGGCAACGTGGAGAAGAAGCCATGGCGAAGGCCCTGGTGGCCTGTAAATTGTATAAAGCTATGGCCCATGAGTGCTCTGAGAGCGAACTGGTGGATGACATCTCGCAAGACCTGGAGAACAACTCCAA AGAATTTGGCCAGCTGGCTTATGAGCTGTTGGACCAGTCCTACAAACATGACGAACAGGTGGCCATGAAACTCTTGACTTATGAGCTGGTCAACTGGAGTAACTCCACCTGTCTCAAGCTGGCTGTGGCCGCTAAGCAACGTGACTTCATCGCCCACACCTGCAGCCAGATGTTGCTCACTGACATGTGGATGGGTTGCTTAAGGATCGGCAAAAATCCCGGCCTTAAG GTTATTCTGGGGATCATCTGTCCTCCTCTGATTCTACTGCTGGATTTCCGTATTGGAGATGATGCAGCCTATAATgcaactgaaaacaaagaagatggAAAAGACAAGGATGACGACACAAAATCCAGCAAG GATGCCAATGATGGGATTTCCCGAAagggggatgaggaggagggtaGCACTAATGTTCGCAAAATCCCAATCGGCAAAAGGTTCTTTGAGTTTTATGATGCACCGTTCACCAAGTTCTGGTTCAACACT ATTTCCTATCTGGGCTATTTGATGTTGTACAACTATATAATCCTCGTGAAAATGGAGCGATGGCCTTCCATACAAGAGTGGACTGTCATTTCATACATCCTTACACTCGGCTCGGAAAAAGTCAGACAG ATTCTGATGTCAGAGCCGGGGAAGCTGAAACAAAAGATAAGTGTGTGGCTGGAGGAATACTGGAACATCACAGACATGGTCGCCATCATTACCTTCCTTCTTGGGATGATGCTACGGCTGCAGCATGAACCTTACTTGGGCTATGGGAGAGTCATCTACTGTATAGACATCATCTTCTGGTACATTCGTGTACTGGACATCTTTGGAGTCAACAAATACCTGGGACCCTATGTGATGATGATAGGGAAGATG ATGATAGACATGATGTACTTTGTGGTGATTATGCTGGTGGTCCTTATGAGCTTCGGGGTGGCTAGGCAAGCTATCCTTCACCCTGATGAGGAGCCAACATGGCGCCTGGCcagaaacattttctacatGCCCTATTGGATGATCTATGGAGAGGTTTTTGCGGACTCGATAGACC TCTATGCAATGGAAATAAACC CTCCATGTGGTGAACATCTATATGACGAGGATGGGAAGAAGCTGCCTCCATGTATCCCTGGGGCCTGGCTCACACCTGCTATTATGGCCTGTTACCTTCTGGTGGCAAATATTCTTCTGGTCAACTTGCTTATTGCAGTGTTCAA cAACACCTTCTTTGAAGTCAAGTCCATTTCCAATCAGGTGTGGAAGTTCCAGAGATATCAGCTGATCATGACATTCCATGACCGCCCAATACTGCCTCCACCTCTCATCATCTTCAGCCACCTCTACATCCTCTTCAACAGGCTGTTTCGGCGGTGTGccaagaagaaacaagaaggAGAGCTGGATGAGAAGGACCGCGGACTTA AGCTTAGGTTGAATCCTGAAGAGCTAAAAAGTCTGTATGAGTTTGAGGAACAATGTGTCGAGGAATATTTCCGAGAGAAAGAGGATGAGCAGCAGTCCTCCAGTGATGAACGCATCAAGGTCACATCAGAAAG AGTTGAGAACATGTCCATGCGTCTGGAGGAGGTAAACGAGCGGGAGAACACGATGAAGGCCTCCCTGCAGACAGTGGATCTGCGCCTGGCCCAACTGGAGGAGATCCATGGACGAATGGCAGTGGCCCTGGAAAAGCTTGCGGGGGTAGACAGATTGGAGCTGACCAGAACCTATTCAAGAAACTCTTCCGTATGCGACCCTTCCTCCCTTCTACGCCAGGGCAGCATAAACAGTGCGGATGGTTACAGTCTCTATCGCTTTCACATGGACATCGAGGAGATGGCGTCCAAGCAGAAGGAAGCAGATGATGTtctggaaagagagaaaagtctgCGGCAAGCCTCCAGCGCTCTGAACTCCAAGGAAGGTGGTCAGACCTTAGAGGTTGGTGGTTTGGAGAGATCGCGACCAAGCTCATGCGTGGACATCCTCATATCTCCATGTGAACAAAAGCCTGTTTCTGCCTCATCGAGCCAAGAGACCGTGAAACAAGGCAGCACAATACTGCTAGACAGACTAACAGATAAGAACAGACTATGGCCTTCTTCTCCTCCAAAAAGGACTAAATCCCTGAAATACTATCCCGCAGAAGATCAACCCACCTCTCCTTTGACGAAGAGGAGGTCTATGAgcaccatcatcatcagcccACCTGATGAGCCAGAGGAAGCAGTTGAACCCTCAGAGCAGGCCCTACTGCCCGAGAAAACCCCTTCCTCCCCAAAGAGGACTAAGTCGTTGAGATACATCCCAACTGAAAGCCAACCGTCCCCTATCACAAAGAAGAGAGCTATGAGCAGCATAATCTACGACCCAGCAGAAGCAGGTGATGATGTGCTGCAAACTGCAGACTACAGGTCATTAGTGGAGCAGGCCTCTAGAGCACCAAATCAGTGGCCAACAAACTTGGAGTACCAGGTCCATCCCAGCACCTTTGGTCACATGCCTAAGGTGTCAACAGTCAGAACTCTTGCCCAGCAGTTTCAAGCTAGCACTGTGCCTGCAGAGCTGGAAAGGGACTTGATTCAGACTGATCAAATTCCTTTAGAAAGTAAAGCTACAGAACTGGTGCAGGAGCCAGCGAAGGTGAAGGCCAAAAGAAACCTTTCTGACACAACTCAGTATCTGACTGTAGCCGATGAGAAGTACAAGCTATCTCACAGGTCACAAAGCATGAATGAGAGCGAGAGGAAAGCAAAGTACTTGACAGTAAGTAAGGGGGTGAGAGCCTCTCGCAGTGAGCAAGACCTTACTGATGCCTGCGAAGGGGCAGGGGAGGATGTGAAGAAAAAGGaggcagagaagagagaagatgatgcacaggagaggaaataa
- the LOC132972505 gene encoding transient receptor potential cation channel subfamily M member 1 isoform X1, with amino-acid sequence MGSEGQQDIEMAILTALLKGTNAAAADQLSLALAWNRVDIARNHIFVYGHNLPPAGAMANTTNAAATAERQKSPASAPRSKARGKKGKGKGKAKPEPPEETDPRKLELIRWVNSLEQAMMDALVLDRVDFVKLLLENGVNIHHFLTIPRIEELYNTKLGPANNLNAVVRDIKKGNLPPDYQITLIDIGLVLECFMGGAYRSNYTRKAFRNLYNNLYGLKRPKALKLLGMEDDEPRQKGKKKPKKKKEEEVEIDVDDPEVCRFKHPFHELMLWAVLMKRQKMALFLWQRGEEAMAKALVACKLYKAMAHECSESELVDDISQDLENNSKEFGQLAYELLDQSYKHDEQVAMKLLTYELVNWSNSTCLKLAVAAKQRDFIAHTCSQMLLTDMWMGCLRIGKNPGLKVILGIICPPLILLLDFRIGDDAAYNATENKEDGKDKDDDTKSSKDANDGISRKGDEEEGSTNVRKIPIGKRFFEFYDAPFTKFWFNTISYLGYLMLYNYIILVKMERWPSIQEWTVISYILTLGSEKVRQILMSEPGKLKQKISVWLEEYWNITDMVAIITFLLGMMLRLQHEPYLGYGRVIYCIDIIFWYIRVLDIFGVNKYLGPYVMMIGKMMIDMMYFVVIMLVVLMSFGVARQAILHPDEEPTWRLARNIFYMPYWMIYGEVFADSIDRKTRIHIYAMEINPPCGEHLYDEDGKKLPPCIPGAWLTPAIMACYLLVANILLVNLLIAVFNNTFFEVKSISNQVWKFQRYQLIMTFHDRPILPPPLIIFSHLYILFNRLFRRCAKKKQEGELDEKDRGLKLRLNPEELKSLYEFEEQCVEEYFREKEDEQQSSSDERIKVTSERVENMSMRLEEVNERENTMKASLQTVDLRLAQLEEIHGRMAVALEKLAGVDRLELTRTYSRNSSVCDPSSLLRQGSINSADGYSLYRFHMDIEEMASKQKEADDVLEREKSLRQASSALNSKEGGQTLEVGGLERSRPSSCVDILISPCEQKPVSASSSQETVKQGSTILLDRLTDKNRLWPSSPPKRTKSLKYYPAEDQPTSPLTKRRSMSTIIISPPDEPEEAVEPSEQALLPEKTPSSPKRTKSLRYIPTESQPSPITKKRAMSSIIYDPAEAGDDVLQTADYRSLVEQASRAPNQWPTNLEYQVHPSTFGHMPKVSTVRTLAQQFQASTVPAELERDLIQTDQIPLESKATELVQEPAKVKAKRNLSDTTQYLTVADEKYKLSHRSQSMNESERKAKYLTVSKGVRASRSEQDLTDACEGAGEDVKKKEAEKREDDAQERK; translated from the exons ATGGGTTCTGAGGGACAACAAGATATTGAGATGGCCATTCTTACTGCCTTGTTAAAAG GCACaaatgctgcagcagctgaccaGCTCAGCTTGGCTCTGGCCTGGAATAGAGTGGATATTGCTCGAAATCACATCTTTGTTTATGGTCACAATTTACCA CCTGCCGGTGCCATGGCCAACACTACAAATGCTGCAGCCACAGCAGAGAGGCAAAAGAGTCCTGCCAGCGCTCCTCGAAGCAAAGCTCGGGGAAAGAAGGGGAAAGGGAAGGGAAAGGCAAAGCCTGAACCTCCAGAGGAAACAGACCCCAGGAAATTGGAGTTGATTCGTTGG GTAAACTCTCTGGAACAGGCTATGATGGATGCTCTGGTGCTAGATAGGGTGGATTTTGTCAAGCTGCTCCTTGAGAATGGGGTCAACATCCACCACTTCCTCACCATCCCCAGAATTGAGGAATTATACAACACG aAACTTGGCCCTGCTAATAACCTGAACGCAGTAGTGAGGGATATCAAAAAG GGAAACCTTCCTCCAGATTATCAGATCACTTTGATTGATATTGGTCTGGTGCTGGAGTGCTTCATGGGTGGAGCTTACAGGAGTAATTACACCAGGAAGGCTTTCCGCAACCTCTACAATAATTTGTACGGACTTAAAAGG cCAAAAGCTCTGAAGCTTCTCGGGATGGAG gatgATGAACCTAGGCAAAAAGGCAAGAAGAagccaaaaaagaagaaagaggaagaggtggaaatTGATGTGGATGACCCAGAGGTCTGCCGATTCAAACACCCCTTCCACGAGCTGATGCTGTGGGCTGTGCTGATGAAGCGCCAGAAGATGGCGCTGTTCCTATGGCAACGTGGAGAAGAAGCCATGGCGAAGGCCCTGGTGGCCTGTAAATTGTATAAAGCTATGGCCCATGAGTGCTCTGAGAGCGAACTGGTGGATGACATCTCGCAAGACCTGGAGAACAACTCCAA AGAATTTGGCCAGCTGGCTTATGAGCTGTTGGACCAGTCCTACAAACATGACGAACAGGTGGCCATGAAACTCTTGACTTATGAGCTGGTCAACTGGAGTAACTCCACCTGTCTCAAGCTGGCTGTGGCCGCTAAGCAACGTGACTTCATCGCCCACACCTGCAGCCAGATGTTGCTCACTGACATGTGGATGGGTTGCTTAAGGATCGGCAAAAATCCCGGCCTTAAG GTTATTCTGGGGATCATCTGTCCTCCTCTGATTCTACTGCTGGATTTCCGTATTGGAGATGATGCAGCCTATAATgcaactgaaaacaaagaagatggAAAAGACAAGGATGACGACACAAAATCCAGCAAG GATGCCAATGATGGGATTTCCCGAAagggggatgaggaggagggtaGCACTAATGTTCGCAAAATCCCAATCGGCAAAAGGTTCTTTGAGTTTTATGATGCACCGTTCACCAAGTTCTGGTTCAACACT ATTTCCTATCTGGGCTATTTGATGTTGTACAACTATATAATCCTCGTGAAAATGGAGCGATGGCCTTCCATACAAGAGTGGACTGTCATTTCATACATCCTTACACTCGGCTCGGAAAAAGTCAGACAG ATTCTGATGTCAGAGCCGGGGAAGCTGAAACAAAAGATAAGTGTGTGGCTGGAGGAATACTGGAACATCACAGACATGGTCGCCATCATTACCTTCCTTCTTGGGATGATGCTACGGCTGCAGCATGAACCTTACTTGGGCTATGGGAGAGTCATCTACTGTATAGACATCATCTTCTGGTACATTCGTGTACTGGACATCTTTGGAGTCAACAAATACCTGGGACCCTATGTGATGATGATAGGGAAGATG ATGATAGACATGATGTACTTTGTGGTGATTATGCTGGTGGTCCTTATGAGCTTCGGGGTGGCTAGGCAAGCTATCCTTCACCCTGATGAGGAGCCAACATGGCGCCTGGCcagaaacattttctacatGCCCTATTGGATGATCTATGGAGAGGTTTTTGCGGACTCGATAGACCGTAAGACTAGAATTCATA TCTATGCAATGGAAATAAACC CTCCATGTGGTGAACATCTATATGACGAGGATGGGAAGAAGCTGCCTCCATGTATCCCTGGGGCCTGGCTCACACCTGCTATTATGGCCTGTTACCTTCTGGTGGCAAATATTCTTCTGGTCAACTTGCTTATTGCAGTGTTCAA cAACACCTTCTTTGAAGTCAAGTCCATTTCCAATCAGGTGTGGAAGTTCCAGAGATATCAGCTGATCATGACATTCCATGACCGCCCAATACTGCCTCCACCTCTCATCATCTTCAGCCACCTCTACATCCTCTTCAACAGGCTGTTTCGGCGGTGTGccaagaagaaacaagaaggAGAGCTGGATGAGAAGGACCGCGGACTTA AGCTTAGGTTGAATCCTGAAGAGCTAAAAAGTCTGTATGAGTTTGAGGAACAATGTGTCGAGGAATATTTCCGAGAGAAAGAGGATGAGCAGCAGTCCTCCAGTGATGAACGCATCAAGGTCACATCAGAAAG AGTTGAGAACATGTCCATGCGTCTGGAGGAGGTAAACGAGCGGGAGAACACGATGAAGGCCTCCCTGCAGACAGTGGATCTGCGCCTGGCCCAACTGGAGGAGATCCATGGACGAATGGCAGTGGCCCTGGAAAAGCTTGCGGGGGTAGACAGATTGGAGCTGACCAGAACCTATTCAAGAAACTCTTCCGTATGCGACCCTTCCTCCCTTCTACGCCAGGGCAGCATAAACAGTGCGGATGGTTACAGTCTCTATCGCTTTCACATGGACATCGAGGAGATGGCGTCCAAGCAGAAGGAAGCAGATGATGTtctggaaagagagaaaagtctgCGGCAAGCCTCCAGCGCTCTGAACTCCAAGGAAGGTGGTCAGACCTTAGAGGTTGGTGGTTTGGAGAGATCGCGACCAAGCTCATGCGTGGACATCCTCATATCTCCATGTGAACAAAAGCCTGTTTCTGCCTCATCGAGCCAAGAGACCGTGAAACAAGGCAGCACAATACTGCTAGACAGACTAACAGATAAGAACAGACTATGGCCTTCTTCTCCTCCAAAAAGGACTAAATCCCTGAAATACTATCCCGCAGAAGATCAACCCACCTCTCCTTTGACGAAGAGGAGGTCTATGAgcaccatcatcatcagcccACCTGATGAGCCAGAGGAAGCAGTTGAACCCTCAGAGCAGGCCCTACTGCCCGAGAAAACCCCTTCCTCCCCAAAGAGGACTAAGTCGTTGAGATACATCCCAACTGAAAGCCAACCGTCCCCTATCACAAAGAAGAGAGCTATGAGCAGCATAATCTACGACCCAGCAGAAGCAGGTGATGATGTGCTGCAAACTGCAGACTACAGGTCATTAGTGGAGCAGGCCTCTAGAGCACCAAATCAGTGGCCAACAAACTTGGAGTACCAGGTCCATCCCAGCACCTTTGGTCACATGCCTAAGGTGTCAACAGTCAGAACTCTTGCCCAGCAGTTTCAAGCTAGCACTGTGCCTGCAGAGCTGGAAAGGGACTTGATTCAGACTGATCAAATTCCTTTAGAAAGTAAAGCTACAGAACTGGTGCAGGAGCCAGCGAAGGTGAAGGCCAAAAGAAACCTTTCTGACACAACTCAGTATCTGACTGTAGCCGATGAGAAGTACAAGCTATCTCACAGGTCACAAAGCATGAATGAGAGCGAGAGGAAAGCAAAGTACTTGACAGTAAGTAAGGGGGTGAGAGCCTCTCGCAGTGAGCAAGACCTTACTGATGCCTGCGAAGGGGCAGGGGAGGATGTGAAGAAAAAGGaggcagagaagagagaagatgatgcacaggagaggaaataa
- the LOC132972506 gene encoding ras-related protein Rab-8B-like: MAKTYDYLFKLLLIGDSGVGKTCLLFRFSEDSFNTTFISTIGIDFKIRTIELDGKRVKLQIWDTAGQERFRTITTAYYRGAMGIMLVYDICNEKSFENIKNWIRNIEEHASSDVEKMILGNKCDMTDRRQVSKDRGEKLAIDYGVKFLETSAKSSLNVEEAFYTVGRDILHNLSSKTTDNSAGGSGKAVKITEKKSKRIKFFKCSLL, from the exons ATGGCGAAAACGTACGATTACCTCTTCAAGCTGTTGCTCATCGGAGACAGTGGAGTCGGCAAGACATGTCTGCTGTTCAGATTCAGCGAGGACTCCTTCAACACCACCTTCATATCCACAATAG GAATTGACTTCAAAATCAGAACAATAGAGCTGGATGGAAAGAGAGTCAAACTGCAAATTTG GGACACTGCAGGTCAGGAGAGGTTTCGCACCATCACCACAGCTTACTACAGAGGAGCAATG gGCATTATGTTGGTGTATGACATCTGTAATGAGAAGtcatttgaaaacataaaaaactggATTAGAAATATCGAAGAG CATGCCTCGTCTGATGTGGAGAAGATGATCCTAGGTAACAAATGTGACATGACTGACAGGAGACAGGTGTCCAAAGACAGAGGTGAAAAA ctGGCTATTGATTATGGAGTGAAGTTCTTAGAGACCAGTGCAAAGTCTAGCTTAAATGTGGAAGAg GCTTTTTATACAGTGGGACGAGACATATTACATAACCTGAGCTCAAAGACA ACTGACAACAGTGCTGGGGGATCAGGCAAAGCAGtgaagatcacagagaaaaagTCGAAGAGGATAAAATTCTTCAAGTGTTCGCTCCTCTAG
- the rps27l gene encoding 40S ribosomal protein S27-like yields MWTPTFRLTVPPAPFSKNTHAQEKEPSTLAKDLLRPLIDHERRQHKKKRLVQSPNSYFMDVKCPGCYKITTVFSHAQTVVLCVGCSTVLCQPKGGKARLTEGCSFRRKQH; encoded by the exons ATGTGGACTCCGACGTTTCG TCTCACAGTCCCTCCTGCACCGTTCAGCAAGAACACGCATGCGCAGGAAAAGGAGCCTAGCACG CTCGCTAAAGACCTCCTCCGCCCTCTTATTGACCacgagagaagacaacacaaaaagaaaaggcttgTTCAGAGTCCTAACTCTTACTTCATGGACGTTAAGTGCCCAG GCTGCTACAAAATCACAACTGTGTTCAGCCATGCTCAGACAGTGGTTCTCTGTGTGGGATGCTCAACTGTGTTGTGTCAGCCAAAAGGAGGAAAGGCCAGACTGACCGAAG GTTGCTCTTTCAGGAGAAAGCAGCATTAA
- the dnaja gene encoding dnaJ homolog subfamily A member 4, which produces MVHETGYYDLLGVNPTASPDEIKKAYRKLALKYHPDKNPNEGEKFKHISQAYEVLSDPQKRVLYDQGGEQAIKEGGMSGGSPTDIFNMFFGGGGRMQRERKGKNVLHQLSVTLEEMYMGTTRKLGLQKNTICEKCEGYGGKKGTLEKCSTCKGKGVHIKVQQIGPGMIQQTQSMCPECQGQGEKFNSKDRCKNCNGHKVERKKKVLEVHIDKGMRDGQKVTFHGEGDQEPGLEPGDVIIVLDQKEHPVFQRQEDNLVMKMKIKLAEALCGFKKTIQTLDNRELLINSSPGEVIKPNQVKCVQNEGMPLYKDPCEKGQLFIKFEVEFPDKDWLPEHLMYQLERLLPPRDDVMFTDDVEEVDLCEVDVQSQEKKCSREAYEEDEENPRGGVQCQTQ; this is translated from the exons ATGGTCCACGAAACGGGTTACTATGATCTCCTGGGTGTCAATCCGACCGCCTCGCCGGATGAAATTAAAAAAGCCTACAGAAAACTCGCATTAAAATATCACCCCGACAAGAACCCCAATGAAGGAGAGAAG TTCAAGCATATATCCCAGGCGTATGAGGTGCTGTCAGATCCACAGAAGAGAGTCTTGTATGACCAAGGAGGAGAACAAGCAATCAAAGAGGGAGGCATGAGTGGAGGATCTCCGACGGACATTTTCAACATGTTCTTTGGAGGCGGTGGaaggatgcagagagagaggaaag GGAAGAATGTCCTCCACCAGCTGAGTGTTACACTGGAGGAGATGTACATGGGCACCACCAGGAAGCTTGGACTGCAGAAGAACACCATTTGTGAAAAGTGTGaag GTTATGGTGGTAAGAAAGGTACCCTAGAGAAGTGCTCAACTTGCAAAGGTAAAGGAGTTCATATCAAGGTTCAACAGATTGGACCAGGGATGATTCAGCAGACCCAAAGCATGTGTCCAGAATGCCAGGGACAGGGCGAGAAGTTTAATTCAAAGGACCGCTGCAAAAACTGCAATGGACACAAAGTAGAACGGAAGAAGAAAGTTCTTGAAGTTCACATTGACAAAG GTATGAGAGATGGTCAGAAAGTTACATTCCATGGAGAAGGTGACCAGGAACCTGGACTGGAGCCTGGGGATGTAATCATTGTGCTGGATCAGAAGGAACATCCCGTTTTCCAGAGACAAGAAGATAATTTAGTAATGAAGATGAAGATCAAACTTGCAGAGGCTCTGTGTGGTTTCAAGAAGACTATTCAAACATTAGACAACAGAGAACTCCTCATCAAttcatcaccag GGGAAGTGATCAAGCCTAATCAAGTCAAATGTGTCCAGAATGAGGGCATGCCACTTTACAAGGATCCTTGTGAAAAAGGACAGCTTTTCATTAAGTTTGAG GTGGAATTCCCAGACAAAGATTGGCTCCCAGAGCATCTCATGTACCAGCTGGAAAGACTGCTCCCTCCCAGGGACGATGTGATGTTCACCGATGACGTGGAGGAGGTGGATCTATGCGAGGTGGATGTGCAGTCACAAGAGAAAAAGTGCAGTAGGGAAGCTTatgaggaagacgaggagaatCCTAGAGGCGGAGTACAATGTCAGACGCAGTGA